The DNA region AGGCCGCGGTCGAGGATTCTTCGGCACACACCCATTCACAGTCCCATCCGAGAACTGCGGCGTCAACGTCCACCCCGGACACGGCTGACCCGTCTTAGGATTCTGGTAAACTTGGGGATGCAGCGCCGCATCCCCCAAACATATATAAGGAGCCTGCTCATTCATCATCTTAGCGCCATGCTCGCAACCCTCCTCAACCCCGAAATCCCCGAAAGCCACATACATGATCGACCCAGCCGGCGGCGGATCCACGATCCCACCACCACCATCGACAGGAAGTAGCCGGTTGTCTCTGCTCGAAGGCCACGGCCCACGCTTCAGAATTCCCGACTTCGGCCATTCACCTGACCAGCCACCCTTAGCATCCGGGCGAATCCACACCCCACCATTCCACTGATGAATAAGACCGTCCTCCCGACCCCCTGCAAATGCCCTCAAACCAAGAACCTGAAACGGGTGCCCATCAGTACGTGGCCAATAAGTACCCGGCGGATAGTGATAACCATCACTAAACGAGCTGATGGGTAAACCCACTAATCCTATAACCGCATCCCAATCTTCATTATTGTAAATCACCGGCTTATTGTAGTCTTTAGATTTGGTGTTTTTGTATTTCAGTGGTCCTTCGTAGCAGCGAACAATCCAACCATCAGCAGCAGTGGGACCAAACTCACGGGTATGCGCGGCGGTGAGCACCCCACGCCTTTCTGGAGGCTCATGGGAATAATCAATAACGACCGTGTACCCTTGCTCACCACGTCGGCACCATCCGTCCCGCCACGTCCCCTCCGGAAGCTCGCTGCCCCCACTAGAACTCACGGAACGTTGATGCTTCTCAGGCCACGTTCCCTGCCCGGCGGAGGCATGGTTCTCATCCATATCCGCCACCGCCACCTCAGGACCCATAACCCCACACACCACACTGGCCACCAACATCAACGCACACCAGCGCCGCCGATTCATCAATCCTCCAGTGCCAACAACTCAAATCCACCAGCCCCGTGACCGAAGAAGAATGAACCGTGTGGGGAGGGTAGTGGGACTACCCTCCCCACACGCATCCGGTCACAGATGACCTGGACCATCACCGATCAGTGGACCTGCATCGTCTTGGCCTGATTGGCACCCACATTGTCATAGGACTGCAGACCACGCAGCGCGGGAACCGCCTGCGTCGTCGCCATCAACGGGGAGTACCCGGGGAATGATCCGTCAGCCTGCTGCTGCTTCACGAGCCACGTCTGGCCGGCCACCGCCTGCGCCTTGTGATCCGCATCGCCAGCACGGTACAGTCCTGGTGCCACCCACGCGGTGGTGTTCACATTCGGGCCCTTGCCCTTGGAACCCCATGCACCATCCTGCTTGTCGGCGTCAAGACGCTTGACAAGACTCGTGACAGCCTTCTGCTTGTCCGGGGCCTGCACATGCGACAAGGCCGTGAGCGTGAGACCATCGGTGTCCGGATCATCCCACTGGGGAGCCGTGGTCGCATACTCGGTCACCTTGTCGAGCAGGGCCTTGGGGATCGGTTTGCCCAACCGCTCCAGAGCGATCATGTCCAACGCCTGATTCGTCGGGTACTCCTTGAACTGGGACGCCTTGGTCACCGGTTTGGCGTAGTCGAACCCGTTATAGGTGGTCGACTCACCAAGAGCCAGCAGGGTGATCGTCACCTTCGCACACCCACCCACATTCGAGTCAGTGCAGTAACTCGGCCCCTGGGTCTTGATGGTGTCCTTGACATTGGCGACGGTAGGCGAATCCTTCCTGCCAGCTGCCACCAACGCCAGAGCCCCATCCAACTGCGGCCCCAACTTGTCCTTGGTCAGATCGGCACTGTGGCCATCGATGTAGTCGGCCGCCCTGCCGGCCTGGGTGGCATAGTCGGCGGGCCCAGACGTCTGAGCTGCCTGGGCAGGGGCCGCCGTCACCCCCACTGCACCTATCATCAGTGCGGCAGCCACCACCGGGCC from Cutibacterium granulosum includes:
- a CDS encoding prenyltransferase/squalene oxidase repeat-containing protein, with the translated sequence MAVEATTTCKRVVGPVVAAALMIGAVGVTAAPAQAAQTSGPADYATQAGRAADYIDGHSADLTKDKLGPQLDGALALVAAGRKDSPTVANVKDTIKTQGPSYCTDSNVGGCAKVTITLLALGESTTYNGFDYAKPVTKASQFKEYPTNQALDMIALERLGKPIPKALLDKVTEYATTAPQWDDPDTDGLTLTALSHVQAPDKQKAVTSLVKRLDADKQDGAWGSKGKGPNVNTTAWVAPGLYRAGDADHKAQAVAGQTWLVKQQQADGSFPGYSPLMATTQAVPALRGLQSYDNVGANQAKTMQVH